The following coding sequences lie in one Colias croceus chromosome 1, ilColCroc2.1 genomic window:
- the LOC123696485 gene encoding uncharacterized protein LOC123696485, whose translation MNIHSELAEPLTPGISYENSSYWKNEDSGYHTSYTPGSLECSGVSSDSVNTALINGKICFSGSYQVDCFNLTPDVNLLSNHKYNFSSSIRNNEFKDSPQNRRGIKRAFQEDSENTDITYSSIPTPTTLIAGGLRKLKFNDGGRIKTSKSLGHTDSINDYYNFHNQAHTFPSTPVKKLCRTSCKLNSPTSLKRPAKKLNFVIHSLSCESQGLQQVSKVTKPKAVKSIQFKPEQKIDIIKMLYEKANVTPPLMKICSYLSNEDIFNFTLVSPLWLRVWEDVSEQSKQLEYIRFLKRARENQENKEATPKTSESNPIRPLMEIHNVLNNNIIPKAHTISPPGTPRTIKFKKFTKTAALDLRKQLSCVRCHQPAKVTEENTGEEWVECTSSTCSYQFCKFCRCDRHPGKSCFQYDLDGPSPSKRKKNTGAVGTKKSRKNLRRLL comes from the exons atgaatatccATTCAGAACTTGCAGAACCTCTAACACCAGGAATTTCATATGAAAATAGCAGCTACTGGAAGAATGAGGATAGCGGTTATCATACTTCGTATACTCCTGGTTCATTAGAATGTTCAGGAGTTTCTTCCGACAGTGTCAACACTGCTTTAATCAATGGAAAGATTTGCTTTAGTGGCTCATACCAAGTGGATTGCTTTAACTTAACACCTGAcgtaaatttattatcaaaccataaatataatttttcttcaAGTATTAGAAACAATGAGTTCAAAGACTCTCCACAAAATCGTAGGGGCATCAAACGAGCTTTTCAAGAAGATTCGGAAAACACTGATATTACTTATTCATCAATTCCTACGCCAACAACTTTAATAGCTGGTGGATTACGGAAACTTAAGTTCAATGATGGCGGTAGAATTAAAACATCTAAGAGTTTGGGCCACACGGATTCTATAAATGATTactataattttcataatcaaGCACACACATTTCCTTCTACACCAGTGAAAAAGCTATGTCGAACCAGTTGCAAGCTAAATAGTCCTACAAGTTTGAAGAGACCAGccaaaaaacttaattttgtAATCCATTCACTATCTTGTGAGAGTCAGGGATTGCAGCAAGTTTCCAAAGTCACAAAACCCAAAGCTGTGAAATCTATCCAATTCAAGCCAGAACAGaaaattgacataataaaGATGTTATATGAAAAAGCCAATGTCACACCACCTCTAATGAAGATCTGTAGTTACCTTTCAAATgaggatatttttaattttactttagtAAGTCCCTTGTGGCTAAGAGTATGGGAAGATGTGAGCGAACAGAGTAAACAGTTGGAATACATAAGATTTTTGAAGAGGGCTAGAGAGAATCAAGAAAATAAAGAAGCCACACCTAAAACCAGTGAATCCAATCCAATAAGGCCGTTAATGGAAATACATAATGTCTTAAACAACAATATTATTCCAAAAGCTCATACAATTAGTCCTCCAGGTACTCCTAGaacaatcaaatttaaaaaatttactaaG ACAGCAGCATTGGACTTACGTAAGCAGCTTTCTTGTGTGAGGTGCCATCAACCAGCTAAGGTGACAGAGGAAAACACGGGTGAAGAATGGGTGGAGTGTACTAGTTCGACATGCTCATATCAATTTTGCAAGTTTTGTAGATGTGATCGTCATCCAGGTAAGAGTTGTTTTCAATATGACCTGGATGGCCCTAGTCCCTCGAAACGAAAGAAGAATACCGGTGCAGTTGGTACAAAGAAAAGTAGAAAGAATCTTAGGAGACTCTTGTGA
- the LOC123694657 gene encoding zinc finger protein 708-like: MARDFKKLCRLCAKKEQVLKDLNDENSKNILKMIQDFVQIAICENDGLPTKICLNCEEKIVSFQLFILECYKVQETLQNMYLNDCEKYTTDIEVSEYHIGTSDIKPEVKDEIITDVVIATIKSEDPYQGFDAEIYENDDIDFKSDSEDSITLASLREAKLNEPKKKEMTEEQKQEYERILLKADAKIRDFVAMKCEECCESFKVWGRLRLHYIRAHKKRPLAFCICGYAVRSKSALYRHVSEHKSNMPKLSKKINYVGNDLRASDLIKFICDKCDKEFSSWYKLKSHSEWLHKAAPTVRCRCGILLNSRTVMYKHIQDHRAPDVLHCDKCPKTAKTVDELEKHKLRHIPKSERNFQCSSCDKVFSSKDCLKSHERSHIPIEQRKIYHCDVCNLKFTTRSSATSHKRVVHEKIKSYVCDLCGYACGTNGELRQHRAIHSDDKPFECRKCSKAFKTYSNLKTHMDTHEETSYVCFVCSRVLNSRRTLRKHLLVHDDKCTHVCTYCNKAFKRRQTLKVHLSMHTGDKPLSCKWCDERFAYASTLRSHRLRAHPDKSAHYQAYGAHMTQEYLKNDAAPVNVAKSDV, encoded by the exons ATGGCAAGAGACTTCAAGAAATTGTGTCGACTTTGTGCTAAGAAAGAGCAAgttttgaaagatttaaatgatgagaacagtaaaaacattttaaaaatgatacaAGATTTTGTGCAAATTGCT ATATGTGAAAACGATGGTCTTCCAACTAAAATATGTCTCAATTGCGAggaaaaaattgtttcatttcaattgtttattttggaATGTTACAAAGTTCAAGAAACATTAcagaatatgtatttaaatgattGTGAAAAGTATACAACTGATATAGAAGTCAGTGAATATCATATTGGCACCTCAGATATTAAACCTGAA gTCAAAGATGAAATTATAACAGATGTTGTGATAG ctactattaaaTCAGAAGACCCATATCAAGGTTTTGATGcagaaatatatgaaaatgatGATATTGATTTCAAGAGTGATAGTGAAGACAGCATAACACTTGCCTCATTGAGAGAAGCTAAATTAAATGAACCAAAGAAGAAGGAAATGACCGAAGAACAGAAACAAGAATATGAAAGAATCCTTCTCAAGGCTGATGCAAAAATAAGAGATTTTGTTGC GATGAAATGTGAAGAATGTTGTGAATCTTTCAAGGTATGGGGAAGACTAAGATTACATTATATAAGAGCTCATAAGAAAAGACCATTGGCTTTCTGTATTTGTGGGTATGCAGTGAGATCTAAAAGTGCACTCTATAGACATGTATCAGAACATAAATCCAACATGCCTAAATTGTCGAAAAAGATCAATTATGTTGGAAATGATTTAAGGGCATCAGATCTAATTAA GTTTATTTGTGATAAGTGTGACAAAGAGTTTTCTAGTTGGTACAAATTGAAGAGTCACAGTGAATGGTTACACAAAGCTGCACCAACGGTGAGATGTCGGTGTGGAATCCTCCTCAACTCTAGAACTGTTATGTATAAACACATTCAAGACCACAGAGCGCCTGATGTACTGCA cTGCGATAAATGTCCCAAAACCGCTAAAACAGTTGATGAACTAGAGAAACATAAATTACGGCACATTCCTAAGTCAGAAAGAAATTTCCAGTGCTCATCATGTGATAAAGTCTTCTCATCAAAGGACTGTTTGAAATCTCACGAAAGATCACATATACCCATAGaacaaagaaaaatttatCACTGTGATGTTTGTAATCTCAA GTTCACAACACGTTCGTCGGCCACATCCCACAAGCGCGTAGTGCACGAAAAGATCAAAAGCTACGTGTGCGACCTGTGCGGGTACGCGTGCGGCACCAACGGCGAGCTGCGTCAGCACCGCGCGATACACAGCGACGACAAGCCCTTCGAGTGCCGCAAGTGTTCCAAGGC ATTCAAAACGTATTCCAACCTAAAGACGCACATGGACACTCACGAAGAGACGTCGTACGTGTGCTTCGTGTGCAGCCGCGTGCTGAACAGCCGGCGCACGCTGCGCAAGCACTTGTTGGTGCACGACGACAAGTGTACGCACGTGTGCACGTACTGCAATAAGGCCTTCAAGCGACGGCAGACTTTGAAG GTGCACCTCTCTATGCACACGGGCGACAAGCCGCTGTCGTGCAAGTGGTGCGACGAGCGGTTCGCGTACGCGTCGACGCTGCGCTCGCACCGCCTGCGCGCGCACCCCGACAAGAGCGCGCACTACCAAGCGTACGGCGCGCACATGACGCAG gaatatttgaaaaatgacGCCGCACCCGTGAACGTGGCGAAAAGTGATGTAtag